One Bradyrhizobium sp. ISRA464 genomic window carries:
- a CDS encoding ribonuclease D, which yields MTIRLHRGDLPDLSRYTDSVAIDTETMGLHPHRDRLCVVQMSNGDGTADVIQIPKGHTDSPNLKALLANPAITKIFHFARFDVAVLYNTFGVMPKPVYCTKIASRLTRTYTDRHGLKDLVREVLNVDLSKQQQSSDWGAATLSEAQLAYAASDVLHLHALRDKLDAMLAREGRTDLAKACFEFLPARAKLDLDGWEAEDIFAHS from the coding sequence ATGACCATCCGCCTGCATCGCGGCGATCTGCCCGACCTGTCCCGCTACACCGATTCGGTGGCAATCGATACCGAGACCATGGGGCTGCATCCGCATCGCGACCGGCTCTGCGTGGTGCAGATGTCGAATGGCGACGGCACCGCCGACGTGATCCAGATTCCGAAGGGGCACACCGATTCGCCGAACCTGAAGGCGCTGCTCGCCAATCCCGCCATCACCAAGATCTTCCATTTCGCGCGGTTCGACGTCGCGGTGCTCTACAACACCTTCGGTGTGATGCCGAAGCCGGTCTACTGCACCAAGATCGCCTCGCGGCTCACCCGCACCTACACCGATCGCCATGGCCTGAAGGACCTGGTGCGGGAGGTGCTGAACGTCGATCTGTCGAAGCAGCAGCAGTCGAGCGACTGGGGCGCAGCGACGCTGAGCGAGGCGCAGCTCGCCTACGCGGCCTCCGACGTGCTGCATCTGCACGCGCTGCGCGACAAGCTCGATGCCATGCTGGCGCGCGAGGGGCGGACCGACCTGGCCAAGGCCTGTTTCGAATTCCTCCCGGCCCGCGCCAAGCTCGATCTCGACGGCTGGGAGGCCGAGGATATTTTCGCACATTCGTGA